Proteins from one Cryptomeria japonica chromosome 4, Sugi_1.0, whole genome shotgun sequence genomic window:
- the LOC131874972 gene encoding probable disease resistance protein At4g33300, protein MPLSSYWNWNQEAISYGNASELYFCQYDVMRDLALYLGFRDSAVHGFESTSTLNNTNLQDLNLDHCHDHEVLAPGIYNIQSIHCHLIQNLPSDLGSMSYLRVLRLSALASLKELPSSIGNLVWLEYLDISICEGLKKLPWEIGKLGKLSEFGMRECSRLRRLPRTVYGLGSLKRVICDEDIGKQ, encoded by the exons ATGCCTTTGTCATCTTATTGGAATTG GAATCAAGAAGCTATCTCTTATGGAAATGCCTCGGAGCTGTACTTTTGTCAGTATGATGTAATGCGAGACTTAGCCTTGTACTTGGGATTCAGAGACAGTGCAGTCCATG GGTTTGAAAGTACATCGACATTGAACAATACCAACCTACAAGATTTAAACCTGGATCACTGTCATGATCATGAGGTGTTGGCTCCTGGAATCTACAATATTCAATCAATCCATTGTCATCTTATTCAGAATTTACCCTCTGATCTTGGAAGTATGAGCTATCTAAGAGTATTAAGGCTATCGGCATTAGCAAGCCTTAAAGAACTTCCTTCCTCAATTGGAAATCTTGTGTGGCTGGAATATCTGGACATTTCAATATGTGAGGGTTTGAAAAAACTTCCATGGGAAATAGGAAAATTGGGGAAATTGAGTGAATTTGGTATGAGGGAGTGTTCTCGTTTGAGGAGACTACCTAGAACCGTCTATGGGTTAGGTTCATTGAAACGTGTTATTTGTGATGAGGACATTGGAAAGCAGTAG